A genomic window from Chlorobium phaeobacteroides DSM 266 includes:
- a CDS encoding alpha/beta fold hydrolase, translating to MMTSSIRDNYFLWQLSPEHEAKIRYQEFGCEESQKTPLLFIHGYGGMIEHWDKNIPDFINTHKIYAIDLIGFGKSQKPNVRYSLELFAAQIEAFLYLKKLEKVIIVGHSMGAASALYYAHLRPKKVQALVLANPSGLYAGSMDGVTKIFFGLVGSPLIGEVLFGAFANPVGVSQSLLPTYYNQSMVDMNLINQFTRPLQDKGAIWSYLSPSRRPQDFTLDHLEKPCRFKGKAFLVWGAEDSALPPHKIIPEFQQLLPQAGAFIIPQASHCIHHDAYKAFNERLLRILETLV from the coding sequence ATGATGACATCCTCCATCCGCGACAACTATTTTTTATGGCAGCTCTCGCCAGAACATGAAGCCAAAATCCGATATCAGGAATTCGGCTGTGAAGAGAGCCAGAAAACACCGCTCCTTTTCATCCATGGTTACGGGGGGATGATCGAACATTGGGATAAAAATATCCCGGATTTCATCAACACGCATAAAATTTACGCAATAGACCTCATTGGATTCGGCAAGTCACAAAAACCCAACGTCCGATACAGCCTGGAACTTTTTGCCGCTCAGATTGAAGCCTTTCTCTACCTGAAAAAACTTGAAAAAGTTATCATAGTCGGTCACTCGATGGGAGCTGCAAGCGCACTCTATTATGCTCATCTCAGGCCGAAAAAGGTTCAGGCACTGGTGCTCGCAAACCCTTCGGGGCTCTATGCGGGAAGCATGGACGGCGTAACAAAGATTTTTTTCGGGCTTGTCGGATCGCCTCTGATCGGCGAAGTACTGTTCGGTGCTTTTGCAAATCCGGTAGGCGTCAGCCAAAGCCTTTTGCCGACCTACTACAATCAAAGCATGGTCGACATGAACCTTATCAACCAGTTTACTCGGCCTCTTCAGGACAAGGGTGCAATCTGGTCATATCTCTCACCATCACGCAGACCTCAGGATTTCACGCTTGACCACCTTGAGAAACCCTGCCGCTTCAAAGGCAAGGCTTTTCTTGTATGGGGGGCCGAAGACAGCGCTCTTCCTCCGCATAAAATCATACCGGAATTTCAGCAACTCCTGCCGCAGGCCGGAGCGTTTATCATACCTCAGGCATCTCACTGCATTCACCACGATGCCTACAAAGCATTTAACGAACGACTGCTCCGGATTCTTGAGACGCTTGTCTGA